A genomic stretch from Terriglobus sp. RCC_193 includes:
- a CDS encoding DUF507 family protein — protein MLFSKDYVGYLSRQVVRRLQEAKVVRTDKPAVLAERINNGLVDELSLEDRINEEARLILEQLQGEMTKVGASYPEMFKKIKLRLVQQYKAVL, from the coding sequence ATGCTCTTTTCAAAGGATTACGTCGGATATCTCTCGCGACAGGTGGTGCGCCGGCTTCAGGAAGCGAAGGTCGTACGCACGGACAAGCCTGCCGTCCTGGCAGAACGCATTAACAATGGCCTGGTTGACGAGCTTTCGCTGGAAGATCGCATCAACGAAGAGGCTCGCCTCATCCTGGAGCAGCTGCAGGGCGAGATGACTAAAGTCGGCGCCAGCTACCCCGAGATGTTTAAGAAGATTAAGCTGCGCCTGGTGCAGCAGTACAAGGCGGTGCTGTAA
- a CDS encoding carboxypeptidase regulatory-like domain-containing protein, with the protein MSRLSRFFVSSAILLSTAPAAWSQSQSINGTIRGRVADPTGAAIAGATVTITNPSVGVSRTVTTGSDGYYVLINLPLGVYTVSITSTGFSPLTVSSVTLNAGTESVIDGNLKVGSADTAVTVEASETSIDPTNLNVQRTLSTAEIQNAPLTSRNPYNFIVFQPGVSGHPNPELGIPRTLNTNGLMDRINYQMDGMVNTEADRIGLRLFPIGNIFVKEVQTISNPAAPENGWTTGNVYNVISNSGSNQFHGKYEFIKRWVDATAFPLLQNKVTNPTKPNLILEDHAFNIGGPVKKDKLFFFGSYEHVLRGSPAVVTITPANAAAIGLPASELVTAPGLLHGTFMDFRIDYNVNSKNSVFLRYNYFKNSFPFNTQVGGINAASAGVDYTDRAHVAGVQWISTINDHLLNELRFSVPYRTNTHFAGPVTGKGPAIVITGIAAFNGTSNAGDIYTDKQPSGSENISYIRGAHTFKAGFLLAQIQNRKRLVSYNRYTFASVAAYLSAKNGTNLYSYDNFASQTDANGIGYASLFYGGYAQDTWALSPRLTAVYGLRWDRFASPKANPNAPYADSRNFNVPNTDFAPRLGLSYRATNMTTVKLSAGIFYGQTPTDLWANALNLDGSNRTSSYTYTSTTAGAPAYPTIPSSVGIVATQNVTTVSPRFKNEYTWNANLQVAQQLTNKTSVTVGYIMSNGRNLMWMHNINAIPTGTLADGRPVFASAINSATRYDTRYNQVNRVESGANSSFNAMFVNFVMAPVRGMSVNASYTWSHTISDAPDVNSFEQNANVTNTLNRKFDRGNSNVNHPNAFNVTAVLEPQFNFNNKFGRELANHNMLSVLGNLMSGDQATILSSSQTFYNDASQTVARPAFVGRNTLRSPSVYQVDARYTRTFPKIWERIAPSFLLEANNIFNHNNITNISYTQAVTASTGVATSAPPAINRTTVLEQRIVQWGVAVRF; encoded by the coding sequence ATGTCCAGGCTGTCCAGATTTTTTGTCTCATCCGCAATTCTTTTATCAACGGCTCCCGCTGCATGGAGCCAGTCACAATCCATTAACGGAACCATTCGCGGACGGGTCGCAGACCCGACTGGCGCGGCGATCGCGGGGGCGACCGTCACGATTACGAATCCCTCAGTTGGCGTATCACGCACTGTAACCACTGGCTCTGATGGCTATTATGTGCTCATCAATTTGCCGTTGGGCGTATACACGGTGAGCATTACGTCCACTGGTTTCTCGCCACTGACAGTCTCTTCTGTCACCCTGAATGCAGGTACAGAGTCTGTAATCGATGGCAATCTTAAGGTCGGTTCCGCGGATACTGCTGTTACTGTGGAAGCATCCGAGACATCAATCGATCCAACAAACCTGAATGTTCAGCGGACACTTTCCACTGCTGAAATTCAGAACGCGCCGCTCACCTCGCGCAACCCCTATAACTTCATCGTTTTCCAGCCGGGCGTTTCGGGCCACCCGAACCCGGAGCTTGGTATTCCGCGTACGCTGAACACCAACGGCCTCATGGACCGCATCAACTACCAGATGGATGGCATGGTAAACACCGAAGCTGATCGTATCGGCCTGCGGCTCTTCCCCATCGGCAATATCTTCGTGAAGGAAGTACAGACCATCTCGAACCCGGCTGCTCCTGAAAATGGATGGACGACAGGTAACGTATACAACGTAATCTCAAACTCAGGCAGCAATCAGTTCCACGGTAAGTACGAGTTCATCAAGCGCTGGGTGGACGCAACAGCATTCCCGTTGTTGCAGAACAAGGTAACAAATCCGACGAAGCCAAACCTGATTCTGGAAGATCATGCATTCAACATTGGCGGCCCCGTGAAGAAGGACAAGCTCTTCTTCTTCGGCTCTTATGAGCATGTCCTTCGCGGAAGCCCGGCCGTGGTCACCATTACTCCGGCAAACGCTGCGGCAATTGGTCTTCCGGCATCCGAGCTGGTTACGGCCCCCGGCCTTCTCCACGGAACCTTCATGGACTTCCGCATTGATTACAACGTCAACTCCAAAAACTCCGTCTTTCTGCGCTATAACTACTTCAAGAACAGCTTCCCGTTCAACACGCAGGTCGGCGGCATCAACGCCGCCAGCGCAGGTGTCGACTATACGGACCGTGCCCACGTGGCTGGCGTTCAGTGGATCTCAACCATCAACGATCATCTGCTGAACGAGCTACGCTTCTCCGTGCCGTATCGCACCAACACTCACTTTGCCGGCCCCGTCACGGGGAAGGGCCCAGCCATCGTGATTACCGGTATCGCAGCCTTCAACGGCACCAGCAACGCGGGTGATATCTACACTGACAAGCAGCCATCAGGCTCTGAAAACATCAGCTATATCCGTGGAGCACATACATTCAAGGCAGGATTTCTGCTGGCTCAGATTCAAAACCGTAAGCGTCTGGTTTCCTATAACCGCTATACCTTCGCTTCCGTTGCGGCCTATCTGAGTGCAAAGAATGGCACGAACCTGTACTCCTATGACAATTTCGCATCACAGACCGATGCAAACGGTATTGGGTATGCTTCGCTGTTCTACGGTGGATATGCTCAGGACACCTGGGCGTTATCCCCGCGTCTAACCGCGGTATATGGTCTGCGCTGGGACCGCTTTGCCTCTCCGAAGGCAAACCCTAATGCGCCGTATGCCGATTCGCGCAACTTCAATGTCCCGAATACGGACTTTGCACCGCGTCTTGGCCTCAGCTACCGTGCAACCAATATGACGACCGTAAAGCTTTCGGCTGGCATCTTCTATGGACAGACGCCGACTGATCTTTGGGCTAATGCGTTAAACCTTGATGGTTCAAACCGCACGTCGTCGTACACCTACACATCTACCACCGCCGGTGCTCCGGCTTATCCGACAATTCCATCCAGCGTTGGAATAGTTGCAACCCAGAACGTAACGACCGTGAGCCCCCGCTTCAAGAATGAATACACCTGGAACGCAAACTTGCAGGTCGCTCAGCAGCTTACGAATAAGACATCCGTCACTGTGGGCTACATCATGTCGAATGGCCGCAACCTGATGTGGATGCATAACATCAATGCGATTCCAACGGGTACTTTGGCAGATGGTCGTCCCGTTTTCGCCAGTGCGATCAACAGCGCTACCCGTTATGACACTCGCTATAACCAAGTCAATCGTGTGGAATCCGGCGCGAATTCAAGCTTCAATGCGATGTTCGTGAACTTTGTGATGGCGCCGGTACGCGGTATGTCTGTGAATGCAAGTTACACCTGGTCGCACACGATTTCGGATGCACCGGACGTAAACTCATTTGAGCAGAACGCAAATGTTACGAACACGTTGAACCGTAAGTTCGATCGCGGAAACTCCAACGTCAATCACCCGAATGCGTTCAATGTAACGGCAGTTCTGGAGCCGCAGTTTAACTTCAACAACAAATTCGGTCGTGAACTTGCCAACCACAACATGTTGTCGGTCCTCGGAAACCTGATGTCAGGTGACCAGGCAACGATTCTGTCCTCTAGCCAGACGTTCTACAACGATGCCTCGCAGACTGTTGCACGGCCAGCCTTCGTTGGACGCAACACGCTTCGCAGCCCCTCTGTCTATCAGGTAGATGCTCGTTATACGCGCACCTTCCCTAAGATATGGGAGCGGATTGCGCCTTCGTTCCTGCTTGAAGCGAACAATATCTTCAATCACAACAACATCACAAACATCTCCTACACACAGGCGGTAACGGCTTCAACAGGTGTCGCCACCAGCGCACCACCCGCTATCAACCGCACCACTGTGCTGGAACAGCGTATCGTGCAATGGGGCGTTGCGGTCCGCTTCTAA
- a CDS encoding ferredoxin, which yields MAVPERQILVCVNERDPSASRPSCRNEGSRKLKDELKELVKDAGLKGRVRVLETSCMDQCEHAAVCAIYPDNVWYSFVKAKDAEEIVQEHLLNNRPVERLLHDNPANLAHAERRAVKRD from the coding sequence ATGGCGGTTCCGGAACGGCAGATTCTTGTGTGCGTTAACGAGCGTGATCCCAGCGCCTCGCGTCCTTCGTGCCGTAATGAAGGTTCAAGAAAACTGAAAGATGAACTGAAGGAGCTGGTAAAGGATGCCGGGCTGAAAGGCCGTGTCCGCGTACTGGAGACCAGTTGCATGGACCAGTGCGAACATGCCGCGGTCTGCGCTATCTATCCGGATAACGTCTGGTACAGCTTTGTGAAGGCGAAAGACGCCGAGGAGATCGTGCAGGAACACCTGCTGAACAACCGTCCAGTGGAGCGCTTGTTGCACGATAATCCCGCCAATCTGGCACATGCGGAACGAAGGGCAGTGAAGCGCGACTAA
- a CDS encoding APC family permease gives MNATNPSETNLRRQLGFTGALSANIIDMVGVGPFITLPLIVSAMGGPQAMLGWLLGAFLSLADGCTWSELGTAYPEAGGSYAYLKSAYPLKTGKALSFLYAWQLIFSAPLSIASGCIGFAQYATWFLPGFSHTAQTVLALLACLSCTALLFQPIRKIGTVTRVLGGVVIATLVGVIAIGFTHFSPSLAFSFPPNAFHLNSSFFSGLGAGLLVAAYDYWGYYNVCFLGAEVRDPSRNIPRAVIGAIVIVGLLYLLMNISVLGVLPWQSLTHSNSGERQYTMAVFVQTAFASHAWAHAAASTVVIFIAIASLASVYALLLGYSRIPFAAARDGNFPAIFARLHPRHGFPVVSLSVLCLVTLVCCLFRLQEVIASLVVLRIVFQFLLQGIAVLLPKHRAERARAGRFRMPLYPLPSLIATGTFVFILLSRPKIVTEFRLALFVLVSGLLIYAMRHLHQRKSQRMEA, from the coding sequence ATGAACGCAACCAATCCGTCCGAGACAAACCTCCGCCGCCAACTCGGATTCACGGGTGCACTCTCCGCCAACATCATCGATATGGTCGGTGTTGGCCCATTCATCACCTTGCCGCTGATTGTGTCTGCGATGGGCGGACCACAGGCGATGCTGGGATGGCTGCTGGGAGCGTTTCTCTCTCTTGCCGACGGCTGCACATGGAGCGAGCTCGGTACTGCGTATCCCGAAGCAGGTGGCTCGTATGCCTACCTCAAATCTGCCTACCCTCTAAAAACCGGTAAGGCATTGAGCTTTCTCTACGCGTGGCAACTTATCTTTTCCGCGCCACTTTCGATTGCCTCTGGATGTATTGGTTTCGCGCAATATGCCACATGGTTTCTGCCCGGCTTTAGTCATACCGCACAAACTGTTCTGGCCCTTCTCGCTTGTCTCAGCTGTACAGCACTTCTCTTCCAGCCCATTCGAAAGATCGGTACGGTGACGCGTGTTTTGGGCGGTGTGGTCATCGCGACTCTGGTTGGTGTCATCGCCATCGGCTTTACACACTTCTCGCCATCGCTGGCATTCAGCTTCCCCCCCAACGCCTTTCATCTGAACAGCTCCTTCTTCAGTGGCCTTGGAGCGGGTCTACTGGTCGCTGCATATGATTACTGGGGCTACTACAACGTCTGCTTCCTGGGCGCTGAGGTGCGCGATCCCAGCCGCAACATTCCGCGCGCCGTCATCGGAGCCATCGTCATCGTTGGCCTCCTGTATCTACTGATGAACATTAGCGTGTTGGGCGTTCTGCCGTGGCAGTCGCTTACCCACAGCAATAGTGGCGAGCGGCAGTACACCATGGCCGTTTTCGTGCAGACGGCCTTTGCCTCACATGCATGGGCTCACGCTGCCGCATCTACCGTAGTTATTTTTATTGCCATCGCATCATTGGCCTCAGTTTACGCACTGCTGCTCGGCTATTCGCGCATCCCCTTCGCCGCCGCACGCGATGGCAACTTCCCTGCGATCTTCGCACGATTGCATCCTCGTCACGGTTTCCCCGTGGTCTCGCTCAGCGTGCTCTGCCTTGTCACGTTGGTCTGTTGCCTCTTTCGACTGCAAGAAGTCATCGCATCGCTCGTAGTGCTACGCATCGTCTTCCAATTCTTACTGCAAGGCATTGCGGTTCTGCTTCCAAAGCACAGGGCCGAACGTGCACGCGCCGGACGGTTCCGCATGCCGCTTTACCCGTTGCCCAGCCTCATTGCCACGGGTACGTTTGTCTTCATTCTGTTATCTCGCCCGAAGATTGTCACAGAGTTCCGCCTGGCCCTCTTCGTACTTGTCAGCGGCCTTCTTATCTATGCCATGCGACACCTGCATCAACGAAAAAGCCAAAGGATGGAAGCGTAG
- a CDS encoding efflux RND transporter periplasmic adaptor subunit, producing the protein MSEQASVNGGKIAIRILIVAVVVSALVFGIRYFTRSEVEIRVAKASHANLVSNTSTTGKVEPTQNFQAHAQEPGSVQAVYVHNGQQVTAGTLLLKMSSATAESRVETARSAIAQAQAAQADIHNGGSKDERIAILGDLDRAKLQVQQSQKDLSALQALQARGAASTSEVAAAQSRLSSAQSSLESLQQRSTSRYSSTDLQRVQAQLNDSHAALDAAQQQLAQDVVRAPFAGTVYSLPVKAYDFVGAGEELIQLADLNHMQVRAYFDEPEIGKLKVDQQVTIKWDARPNQMWHGHIIRTPTTVITYGTRNVGECLISVDDATGDLLPNTNVNVSVITQEVNHVLSIPREALRTQGSSTNFVYLIQKGVLVKRSVGIGNFNLLNVQILSGLNDGDTVALNPTSSSVDLKEGLQVKVVQ; encoded by the coding sequence ATGAGCGAACAAGCAAGCGTCAACGGCGGCAAAATCGCAATTCGGATTCTGATTGTGGCAGTGGTCGTTTCGGCCCTTGTCTTTGGTATTCGCTACTTCACGCGTAGCGAAGTAGAGATTCGTGTTGCAAAGGCCAGCCATGCCAACCTGGTGAGCAATACGTCCACCACTGGCAAGGTAGAACCCACGCAGAATTTTCAGGCACATGCACAGGAGCCCGGCAGCGTTCAGGCCGTTTACGTGCATAACGGACAGCAGGTCACTGCGGGTACGCTCCTTCTCAAAATGAGCTCCGCCACGGCGGAATCGCGTGTCGAAACGGCGCGCTCTGCCATTGCGCAGGCACAGGCCGCACAAGCCGATATCCACAACGGCGGGTCGAAAGACGAACGCATCGCTATCCTGGGCGATCTGGATCGCGCGAAACTGCAGGTGCAGCAATCGCAAAAGGATCTCTCCGCATTGCAGGCGCTTCAGGCGCGCGGTGCAGCCTCCACATCCGAGGTTGCCGCAGCACAATCCCGCCTGTCGTCCGCTCAAAGTTCGCTGGAGTCTCTCCAACAACGTTCGACCTCACGCTATTCATCGACAGACTTACAACGCGTACAGGCACAGTTGAATGACAGCCACGCTGCTTTGGATGCTGCACAGCAACAGCTCGCCCAGGACGTGGTTCGCGCCCCATTTGCGGGTACGGTCTATTCCCTGCCCGTCAAGGCTTATGACTTCGTTGGCGCGGGAGAAGAACTCATCCAGCTTGCCGACCTGAACCACATGCAGGTGCGCGCTTATTTCGATGAGCCGGAGATTGGCAAACTGAAAGTGGATCAGCAGGTGACCATCAAGTGGGATGCGCGACCGAATCAGATGTGGCACGGCCATATCATCCGCACGCCTACCACTGTCATCACGTACGGCACTCGCAACGTGGGTGAATGCCTCATCTCAGTGGATGATGCGACTGGCGATTTGTTGCCGAACACGAACGTGAACGTTAGCGTCATCACGCAGGAAGTGAATCACGTCCTTAGCATTCCCCGTGAAGCACTGCGCACCCAGGGCAGTTCGACAAACTTTGTGTACCTGATCCAGAAGGGTGTTCTGGTAAAGCGTTCCGTAGGAATCGGGAACTTTAACCTACTGAATGTACAGATCCTCTCTGGCTTGAATGACGGTGACACAGTAGCACTAAATCCGACCAGCAGCTCCGTTGACCTCAAAGAGGGGCTCCAGGTCAAGGTTGTGCAGTAA
- a CDS encoding DUF507 family protein: MRISRDKVNKLAHVIADTLADTDEAEFLEDRNTIRQEARKILEQLFAEEVKIDAAARQKITSQQRIILEGTQEWDILYRKYYNDEVKRLGI; the protein is encoded by the coding sequence ATGCGCATTTCACGCGATAAGGTGAACAAACTTGCCCACGTGATCGCCGACACGCTGGCTGATACCGACGAAGCGGAGTTTTTGGAAGATCGCAACACCATCCGCCAGGAGGCGCGCAAAATTCTGGAACAGCTTTTTGCGGAAGAAGTGAAAATCGACGCCGCGGCGCGCCAGAAGATCACCTCCCAGCAGCGCATCATTCTGGAAGGCACGCAGGAGTGGGACATCCTGTACCGCAAGTATTACAACGATGAAGTAAAACGGCTGGGAATTTAG
- the recJ gene encoding single-stranded-DNA-specific exonuclease RecJ, with product MPDEPGVEAHGLAAALEQPLWFAQILVSRGVETPADARRFLVPDMAALHDPMLLCGMKEAVARVLQAVAKREPILIYGDYDVDGTTATVLLKTAIDRITPAGVPSLVRYHIPHRIREGYGMQSSVLAEATTQGIRLVISVDTGIRAFAAAAESKRLGLDLIVTDHHLPDGMQGIPEAIAVINPNQAGCDYPYKELCGAAVAFKLAHALLHAATKPADDPNAYRTVDFLALWDKLIPSLLKLVAIATIADSVPLTGENRVIVGLGLKALRDPRQHGLRALFDFAGVTSDQERGPSATDIAFRIAPRINAAGRMDVAGDVVRMFLARTPEEGAALAGKLHQLNEERRNVESSVLATLETQMETLRADEASLSTMGCLVLDGEGWHRGVIGILASRVVERMRRPALVIAHEDGQAHGSGRSVSGFHLLDAITAAHSEEEPLLFDRFGGHAHAVGFSLPSERVPLLRKRLSTYSMGRLSPALLQERIAIDAELPSAEINPDLIKKLHLLEPFGQGNREPIFLSRDCQVEETPKTLKERHIKLRIRISPEATVDCLGWSREILWPERIADMGIVLGSHVDVAYRVRENRHPQFGGVEMELCDLRLTSSSTTN from the coding sequence TTGCCAGACGAACCTGGCGTTGAGGCACACGGTCTTGCCGCGGCCCTGGAACAACCGCTTTGGTTTGCGCAGATACTTGTTTCCCGCGGGGTTGAAACTCCCGCAGACGCGCGACGTTTTCTTGTTCCTGACATGGCGGCATTGCACGACCCCATGCTGCTCTGCGGCATGAAGGAAGCCGTTGCACGCGTACTGCAGGCCGTTGCGAAGCGCGAACCTATCCTCATCTACGGCGACTACGACGTCGACGGCACTACCGCCACCGTCCTGCTGAAAACAGCGATCGACCGTATCACACCGGCGGGCGTGCCCTCGCTGGTGCGATACCACATTCCGCACCGCATTCGCGAAGGTTACGGTATGCAGTCCAGCGTGCTGGCCGAAGCTACCACGCAGGGCATTCGCCTTGTCATCAGCGTGGATACCGGCATCCGCGCCTTCGCGGCGGCGGCGGAGTCGAAGCGTCTGGGACTGGACCTTATTGTCACGGACCATCACCTTCCCGACGGCATGCAGGGTATCCCCGAAGCCATTGCGGTGATCAATCCTAACCAGGCCGGTTGCGACTATCCGTACAAGGAACTCTGCGGCGCGGCGGTTGCCTTCAAACTTGCACATGCCCTGCTCCACGCCGCCACAAAACCTGCCGACGATCCCAACGCCTATCGCACGGTCGACTTCCTGGCACTGTGGGACAAGCTGATTCCCTCGCTGCTGAAACTGGTGGCCATTGCCACGATTGCGGATTCGGTTCCGCTCACCGGCGAAAATCGCGTCATCGTTGGGCTTGGTCTGAAGGCCCTTCGTGATCCCCGCCAACACGGCCTTCGCGCACTTTTCGATTTCGCCGGGGTAACTTCTGACCAGGAACGCGGCCCCTCGGCTACTGATATCGCCTTTCGCATCGCGCCGCGCATCAATGCTGCCGGTCGCATGGATGTCGCCGGAGATGTCGTCCGCATGTTCCTCGCACGAACACCGGAAGAAGGGGCTGCGCTTGCCGGGAAGCTCCACCAGCTCAACGAAGAGCGTCGCAACGTGGAATCCAGCGTACTGGCCACGCTTGAGACGCAGATGGAGACCCTGCGCGCAGATGAAGCCTCTCTCAGCACGATGGGCTGCCTCGTGCTGGATGGCGAGGGCTGGCACCGTGGCGTCATCGGTATTCTTGCTTCACGTGTCGTGGAGCGGATGCGACGTCCCGCGTTGGTCATCGCACATGAAGACGGACAAGCTCACGGTTCTGGTCGCTCCGTCTCCGGCTTTCACCTGCTCGACGCCATTACTGCCGCACACTCCGAAGAAGAGCCGCTCCTTTTCGACCGTTTTGGTGGACACGCGCATGCCGTTGGCTTCTCCCTGCCGTCGGAACGCGTTCCCCTGCTGCGTAAACGCCTGTCGACGTACAGCATGGGCCGGCTTTCTCCGGCCCTGTTGCAGGAACGAATTGCAATCGACGCAGAACTCCCTTCAGCGGAAATTAATCCTGACCTGATAAAGAAACTGCATCTGCTGGAACCCTTTGGCCAGGGCAACCGGGAGCCTATCTTCCTGTCACGCGATTGCCAGGTGGAAGAAACGCCAAAGACGCTGAAAGAGCGACACATCAAACTCCGTATCCGCATCTCGCCGGAAGCAACCGTGGACTGCCTGGGATGGAGCCGGGAGATCCTGTGGCCGGAGAGGATAGCGGACATGGGAATCGTACTGGGTTCCCATGTGGATGTTGCGTATCGTGTGCGTGAAAACCGGCACCCACAGTTTGGCGGGGTGGAAATGGAACTGTGCGATCTGCGGCTAACATCCTCCTCGACAACAAATTGA
- a CDS encoding tetratricopeptide repeat protein produces MKRSLQFVAPILLASLCAAAQVPVSAKADAHNGRVDSAFGALGNARSADAEFLRCGLYSSIEDRDHAIQACEAATTAAPNNSTYELALARVYGDKADHSGAFTGMRMVGKIRGAFERAVQLDGSNVEALSDLGQFYVEAPGIVGGGTDKAKELATKLQPLSAARAHRLNAMIARKNHDDATAETEYKAALAAGHTPEAWVDLARYYRDRKQYDAAENAARSAIQIDKEHGPDTLDAAKLLLQLHRGVPIAQAGLRGYLATPQEHVAAYAQAHVLLGDSLKESGDTDGAQKEYAAALALAHNYEPARKAAGK; encoded by the coding sequence ATGAAGCGTTCGCTCCAATTCGTAGCGCCTATCCTGCTGGCATCGTTGTGTGCCGCCGCACAGGTTCCCGTATCTGCAAAAGCCGATGCGCACAATGGCCGCGTGGACAGTGCGTTTGGTGCGTTGGGTAATGCCAGGAGCGCCGATGCTGAATTTCTGCGCTGCGGACTGTATAGCTCCATCGAAGACCGCGACCACGCCATCCAGGCCTGCGAAGCGGCGACTACAGCAGCACCGAACAACAGCACCTACGAACTGGCACTCGCTCGCGTTTATGGCGACAAGGCAGATCACAGCGGAGCCTTCACCGGCATGCGCATGGTGGGCAAGATTCGCGGCGCCTTCGAACGCGCCGTACAGCTTGATGGCTCCAACGTAGAAGCTCTGAGTGACCTCGGTCAGTTTTACGTGGAAGCTCCGGGCATTGTGGGGGGCGGCACGGACAAGGCAAAAGAACTCGCCACAAAGCTGCAACCGCTTTCTGCAGCACGCGCTCATCGCCTGAATGCCATGATCGCCAGAAAGAATCATGACGATGCTACGGCTGAAACAGAATACAAAGCAGCGCTTGCAGCGGGGCATACGCCGGAGGCATGGGTCGATCTGGCTCGCTATTACCGCGACCGCAAGCAATACGACGCTGCCGAAAATGCAGCGCGGTCGGCAATCCAGATAGATAAGGAACACGGCCCCGACACACTGGATGCCGCAAAATTGCTCTTGCAGCTGCATCGTGGCGTTCCCATCGCACAGGCCGGTCTGCGCGGCTATCTGGCAACACCACAGGAGCATGTTGCCGCCTACGCGCAGGCTCATGTGCTGCTTGGCGATAGCCTGAAAGAGTCCGGCGATACCGACGGCGCACAGAAGGAATATGCCGCTGCCCTGGCACTGGCGCACAACTACGAACCGGCACGGAAGGCCGCCGGCAAATGA
- the argH gene encoding argininosuccinate lyase: MSNTTTSFPAPIYREQVLAHIFADAQHLFLPSLLKIDRAHAVMLHRSGIITGETASACLQGIDALNLDELRSALYDGSVEDLFFLVEKKLASVAGEEHAGRLHTARSRNDIDLTMYRMVLRSNLLGILNASFELRSVLLTIATQYRDALMPAYTHNQPAQPTTLGHYMMAMIEVLERDAERLIACFARVNRNPLGACAITTTGFPIRRDLTMRLLGFNGLIVNSYGAIAAVDYVAEACSVLATAMLSLGRFAQDMLLWSTAEFNFLRLSNGYVQISSIMPQKRNPVPLEHTRILASRALTESQSILGSLHNTPFADMNDGEDSLQPLVALAFSDAQRALTLLAGALSEASFNTEEMRQRAGSNFLPVTEVADTLVRQTGISFHNAHTLVSAAVKSATSDNVSAFVDDLFQRAQEAGIDITKQQLQQAMDPAHFVEVRSVVGGPAASAMQPQIDYASQQLKLDRQWLTTAQSNLVEAEAMLRRECQIIVQSHP, from the coding sequence GTGTCGAACACAACTACTTCTTTTCCCGCTCCGATCTACCGCGAACAGGTTCTTGCGCATATCTTTGCCGACGCCCAGCATCTCTTCCTGCCGTCTCTGCTGAAGATTGATCGCGCACACGCAGTCATGCTCCACCGCAGCGGCATCATTACCGGTGAAACCGCATCCGCCTGCCTGCAAGGCATTGACGCACTGAATCTGGATGAACTGCGTTCTGCGCTCTACGATGGCTCCGTGGAAGATCTTTTCTTCCTCGTTGAGAAAAAGCTTGCCAGTGTTGCTGGCGAGGAACATGCAGGAAGACTACATACCGCACGTTCGCGAAACGATATCGACCTCACCATGTATCGCATGGTGCTCCGGTCAAATCTGCTTGGCATCCTCAACGCATCTTTTGAGTTGCGCTCCGTATTGCTGACGATTGCCACGCAGTACCGCGATGCGTTGATGCCCGCATACACACACAACCAGCCCGCACAACCCACGACACTGGGCCACTATATGATGGCCATGATCGAAGTTCTGGAACGGGATGCGGAACGCCTGATCGCCTGCTTTGCTCGAGTGAATCGCAATCCTCTTGGTGCCTGCGCAATCACCACCACCGGCTTCCCCATCCGGCGCGATCTCACCATGCGCCTGCTCGGTTTCAATGGGCTGATTGTGAATAGCTATGGGGCCATCGCGGCCGTCGATTATGTTGCTGAGGCATGCAGCGTCTTGGCAACCGCCATGCTTAGCCTTGGCCGTTTCGCACAGGACATGTTGTTATGGTCCACCGCTGAATTCAACTTCCTGCGCCTGTCCAACGGCTATGTGCAGATCAGCAGCATCATGCCGCAAAAGCGCAACCCCGTGCCGCTGGAACACACACGCATCCTGGCATCCCGTGCGCTTACGGAATCGCAATCCATTCTCGGCTCACTGCACAACACGCCCTTCGCCGATATGAATGATGGAGAAGATTCGCTGCAGCCGCTCGTCGCACTTGCCTTCTCCGATGCGCAGCGCGCACTAACACTTCTTGCAGGTGCCCTCTCCGAAGCAAGCTTCAACACGGAAGAGATGCGGCAACGCGCAGGCAGCAATTTCCTTCCCGTCACTGAAGTTGCTGACACACTCGTCCGCCAGACAGGCATTTCATTCCACAACGCTCATACACTCGTCTCTGCGGCGGTGAAGTCCGCAACCTCGGACAATGTTTCCGCCTTCGTGGATGATCTATTCCAACGCGCCCAGGAAGCCGGCATCGACATCACAAAACAGCAACTGCAACAGGCAATGGATCCAGCGCACTTTGTTGAAGTCCGCTCCGTCGTCGGTGGCCCAGCTGCCTCCGCAATGCAGCCACAGATCGATTACGCATCCCAGCAGCTGAAGCTCGATAGGCAGTGGCTGACCACGGCGCAGAGCAATCTCGTCGAAGCAGAAGCAATGCTTCGGCGCGAATGCCAGATAATCGTACAATCCCATCCATAA